The nucleotide sequence GTTTGCGACGCACTGCGCTGAGAACACCACTCTTGGCAATCTTTTTGCGGAAGCGACGCAACAATTGTTCTTGCGATTCATTTGGACGTAGTTCTACCGTCGGCAAATTTCCTCACCTCCTTTATGTTGAGGAGTTGGAAAAACACGCTTGCGGTGTTTATATCCAGGCAACAAAAAAGGACGCATACTGGGAGCATACTCTCCAGCACACACCCTTATAGCTATAAACTGTGCGATTATAAATGATAATGTCAATTATATAAAATAGAAAAAAGTCTCCTTGGCGATGACCTACTCTCCCAGGGGGCTACCCCCCAAGTACCATCGGCGCTGGCGGTCTTAACTTCCGGGTTCGGGATGTGGCCGGGTGTACCTCCGTCGCTAGAATCACCAAAGAGACTTTTATTCACTAAGTTGTTAACTTACTGAACTGAATATGTTGCGATAATCAAATGACAAGTTCCGAAAAGTTCTGAGTTCTCCGCACCACGAAGTTAAGCCCTCGACCATTAGTACAGCTTAGCTGAATGCATTACTGCACT is from Chloroflexota bacterium and encodes:
- the rpsU gene encoding 30S ribosomal protein S21, encoding MPTVELRPNESQEQLLRRFRKKIAKSGVLSAVRRKRWHVSKSELRRIQRKKSIRRKKSISRSKRQKSAA